A window of the Cryptosporangium phraense genome harbors these coding sequences:
- a CDS encoding AIM24 family protein: MRSELFAASNMEQESAQPGLRLQNSKLLKVELRGEVFARVGSMVAYQGNVQFQAQGSGGLGKFLKQKLTGEGVPLMKAVGQGDVFLADNAADIYLIDLEGPHDGLTINGANVLAFEPTLQWDIKMVQGAGMFSAQGAFNTVFSGQGRIAVTCKGTPVVLKVDQPTYADPQAAVCWSASLQTGYHRADQLGLGTLIGRTTGEAFTMSFAGQGFVVVQPSEMPAGLGAGGGGGHQQQQGGVLGGLFQ; the protein is encoded by the coding sequence ATGCGCTCAGAACTGTTCGCCGCCTCGAACATGGAGCAGGAGTCGGCGCAGCCGGGCCTGCGTCTGCAGAATTCGAAACTCCTCAAGGTCGAGCTGCGCGGCGAGGTCTTCGCTCGCGTCGGCTCGATGGTCGCCTACCAGGGAAACGTGCAGTTCCAGGCTCAGGGCTCGGGCGGTTTGGGCAAGTTCCTGAAGCAGAAGCTCACCGGCGAGGGCGTCCCGCTGATGAAGGCGGTCGGCCAGGGTGACGTGTTCCTCGCCGACAACGCTGCGGACATCTACCTGATCGACCTCGAGGGCCCGCACGACGGCCTGACGATCAACGGCGCCAACGTGCTCGCGTTCGAGCCGACGCTGCAGTGGGACATCAAGATGGTGCAGGGCGCGGGCATGTTCTCCGCCCAGGGCGCATTCAACACGGTCTTCTCCGGTCAGGGCCGCATCGCGGTGACCTGCAAGGGCACGCCGGTCGTCCTCAAGGTCGACCAGCCGACCTACGCCGACCCGCAGGCCGCGGTGTGCTGGTCGGCCTCGCTGCAGACCGGCTACCACCGGGCCGACCAGCTCGGCCTGGGCACGCTGATCGGCCGCACGACCGGTGAGGCGTTCACGATGAGCTTCGCCGGCCAGGGCTTCGTCGTCGTCCAGCCGTCCGAGATGCCCGCCGGCCTCGGCGCGGGCGGCGGCGGGGGCCACCAGCAGCAGCAGGGTGGCGTCCTCGGCGGTCTCTTCCAGTAG
- a CDS encoding GuaB1 family IMP dehydrogenase-related protein — translation MRFLQASGGPTTPTADLTYNDVFMVPARSDVGSRLDVDLSTVDGVGTTIPLVVANMTAIAGRRMAETTARRGGLTVIPQDIPLDVVASVVEWVKQRNPVYETPVTLSPHHTVGDALALIHKRAHEAAVVLDGDRPVGVVTPADCSGVDRFTQVEEVMSSELLTITEGTPMDKAYGTLHDSRRRLAPVVDADGRLVGVITRTGALRSTLYTPALDADGRLRIGTAIGINGDVAGKASALLEAGTDVLVVDTAHGHQEKMLAAVRAVRSVDPSVPIVAGNVVTAEGTRDLIEAGADIVKVGVGPGAMCTTRMMTGVGRPQFSAVLECSAEARRLGRHVWADGGVRHPRDIALALAAGAANVMVGSWLAGTYESAADLQQDGDGRLYKVSFGMASSRAVRQRTRTESAFDRARKALFEEGISSGKMYIDRERPGVEDVIDQIVAGLRSACTYAGATSLEELHEKAVVGIQSSAGYDEGRPLRTSW, via the coding sequence GTGCGTTTTCTCCAGGCCTCCGGCGGCCCGACCACGCCGACAGCTGACCTGACCTACAACGACGTCTTCATGGTGCCCGCGCGCTCCGACGTCGGGTCCCGTCTCGACGTCGACCTCTCGACCGTCGACGGCGTCGGAACGACGATCCCGCTCGTCGTGGCGAACATGACCGCGATCGCGGGCCGCCGGATGGCGGAGACCACCGCCCGACGGGGCGGCCTGACGGTCATCCCGCAGGACATCCCGCTCGACGTCGTCGCGAGCGTGGTCGAGTGGGTGAAGCAGCGGAACCCGGTCTACGAGACCCCGGTGACGCTCAGCCCGCACCACACGGTGGGGGACGCGCTGGCCCTCATCCACAAGCGGGCCCACGAGGCCGCGGTCGTCCTCGACGGCGACCGGCCGGTCGGCGTCGTCACCCCGGCCGACTGCTCCGGCGTCGACCGGTTCACCCAGGTCGAAGAGGTGATGAGCAGCGAGCTGCTGACGATCACCGAGGGCACCCCGATGGACAAGGCCTACGGGACGCTGCACGACTCGCGTCGCAGGCTGGCCCCGGTCGTCGACGCCGACGGCCGCCTGGTCGGCGTGATCACCCGCACCGGCGCACTGCGCAGCACGCTCTACACCCCGGCCCTGGACGCCGACGGCCGGCTGCGCATCGGCACCGCGATCGGCATCAACGGCGACGTCGCCGGCAAGGCGAGCGCGCTGCTCGAGGCCGGAACGGACGTCCTGGTCGTCGACACCGCCCACGGGCACCAGGAGAAGATGCTGGCCGCCGTCCGCGCGGTCCGCAGCGTCGACCCGTCGGTGCCGATCGTGGCCGGCAACGTCGTGACCGCCGAGGGCACCCGTGACCTGATCGAGGCCGGGGCCGACATCGTGAAGGTCGGCGTCGGCCCGGGTGCGATGTGCACGACGCGGATGATGACCGGCGTCGGGCGTCCGCAGTTCAGCGCCGTGCTGGAGTGCTCGGCCGAGGCGCGCCGGCTCGGGCGGCACGTCTGGGCCGACGGCGGCGTCCGCCACCCGCGCGACATCGCGCTGGCGCTGGCCGCCGGCGCGGCCAACGTGATGGTCGGCTCGTGGCTGGCCGGCACCTACGAGAGCGCCGCCGACCTGCAGCAGGACGGCGACGGACGGCTCTACAAGGTGTCGTTCGGCATGGCGTCGTCGCGGGCCGTGCGTCAGCGCACCCGCACCGAATCGGCGTTCGACCGGGCCCGCAAGGCGCTGTTCGAGGAGGGCATCAGCTCGGGGAAGATGTACATCGACCGCGAGCGGCCGGGCGTCGAGGACGTCATCGACCAGATCGTCGCCGGCCTCCGGTCGGCCTGCACCTACGCGGGCGCGACCAGCCTGGAGGAGCTGCACGAGAAGGCCGTGGTCGGTATCCAGTCGTCGGCCGGCTACGACGAGGGCCGCCCGCTACGCACGAGCTGGTAG
- the pheA gene encoding prephenate dehydratase, which produces MLRYAYLGPAGTFTEQALRSIPEAADAELLPMVTVPEALSAVRTGTADAALVPLENSVEGAVPPTLDGLASGERLMINREVLLPVTFNLYAAPGADLGSIKTVASHPHGLAQCRGWLRTNVPDAELITSPSTADAAEGVVRGDWDAAVCAPVAGQRYDLAELAVNVADNAAAVTRFILVTRPAPPPARTGADVTSLVAFIHHDRTGALLEVLTEFAVRDINLTRIESRPMKERIGRYCFFLDCDGHIEDDRVGEALMGLRRVCEDVRFLGSYPRANADHEGDGRAKPSDDDFADAAAWLERVRAGGA; this is translated from the coding sequence ATGTTGCGCTATGCCTACCTCGGCCCGGCCGGGACGTTTACCGAACAGGCGCTCCGCTCGATCCCCGAGGCAGCCGACGCCGAGTTGCTGCCGATGGTCACGGTCCCCGAGGCGCTGTCGGCCGTCCGCACCGGTACCGCCGACGCGGCCCTGGTTCCGCTCGAGAACTCGGTCGAAGGCGCGGTTCCCCCCACGCTCGACGGGCTGGCCAGCGGCGAGCGGCTGATGATCAACCGGGAGGTCCTGCTCCCGGTCACGTTCAACCTCTACGCCGCTCCGGGCGCCGATCTCGGGTCGATCAAGACCGTCGCGTCGCACCCGCACGGGCTGGCTCAGTGCCGGGGTTGGCTCCGGACGAACGTCCCGGACGCCGAGCTCATCACCTCACCCTCGACCGCCGACGCAGCGGAGGGCGTCGTCCGGGGTGACTGGGACGCGGCCGTGTGTGCTCCGGTCGCCGGGCAGCGGTACGACCTGGCCGAGCTGGCCGTGAACGTCGCCGACAACGCGGCCGCGGTGACGCGGTTCATCCTGGTGACCCGGCCGGCGCCCCCGCCGGCCCGCACCGGGGCCGACGTCACGTCGCTGGTCGCGTTCATCCACCACGACCGCACCGGGGCGCTCCTCGAGGTCCTCACCGAGTTCGCGGTGCGGGACATCAACCTGACCCGGATCGAGTCGCGTCCGATGAAGGAGCGGATCGGGCGGTACTGCTTCTTCCTCGACTGCGACGGGCACATCGAGGACGACCGGGTCGGTGAGGCGCTGATGGGCCTGCGCCGGGTGTGCGAGGACGTCCGGTTCCTCGGCTCGTATCCCCGGGCGAACGCCGACCACGAGGGCGACGGTCGGGCCAAGCCCTCCGACGACGACTTCGCCGACGCCGCCGCCTGGCTCGAGCGCGTCCGCGCCGGCGGCGCCTGA
- a CDS encoding GNAT family N-acetyltransferase — protein MTLWQIRTVVDDEPGRLAALASSLADLSVNILSVQVHPVVAGAVDDFVADAPASLTAEDLTAAVAAGGGRRAVVRPADVHGLADPPTRALQLAARLVRDPECLPLAMSELLDGSAVQWKPAPGGGGDLELRDPRGGSLHIVRMDGRLTPSEAARAHALADLAMVLSAPEADAVRWRRPEAADLGAIAAMHDRCSDSSRYRRYNSGMARPSARQLAKLINPRLGVSLVGVAPDGQIVALGNLMWCTDEATPAELGLLVEDAWQAHGLGTALTRRLLAAAADSECEQVHAVVRPDNQPMLRLLAGLGLPLHRAWDDGMLTVTVDLMDLARL, from the coding sequence ATGACTCTGTGGCAGATCCGAACGGTCGTCGACGACGAGCCGGGCCGGTTGGCCGCGCTCGCGAGCAGCCTGGCCGACCTGTCGGTGAACATCCTGTCCGTGCAGGTGCACCCGGTCGTGGCGGGCGCGGTCGACGACTTCGTCGCGGACGCGCCGGCGTCGCTGACCGCCGAGGACCTGACCGCGGCGGTGGCGGCCGGAGGCGGGCGCCGCGCGGTGGTTCGTCCGGCGGACGTGCACGGGCTGGCCGATCCGCCGACCCGGGCGCTGCAGCTGGCGGCCCGGTTGGTGCGGGATCCCGAGTGCCTGCCGCTCGCGATGTCGGAGCTGTTGGACGGCAGCGCGGTGCAGTGGAAACCGGCTCCGGGAGGCGGTGGTGACCTCGAGCTTCGCGATCCCCGCGGTGGTTCGCTGCACATCGTCCGCATGGATGGACGACTGACGCCGTCGGAGGCGGCTCGGGCGCACGCCCTCGCGGACCTGGCGATGGTCCTCAGCGCGCCGGAGGCGGACGCGGTCCGCTGGCGTCGGCCGGAGGCGGCCGACCTCGGAGCGATCGCCGCGATGCACGACCGGTGCTCGGACTCCTCGCGGTACCGGCGGTACAACTCCGGGATGGCGCGCCCGAGCGCGCGGCAGCTGGCCAAGCTGATCAATCCGCGCCTGGGGGTGTCGCTGGTCGGCGTGGCGCCGGACGGGCAGATCGTCGCGCTCGGGAACCTGATGTGGTGCACGGACGAGGCGACGCCGGCCGAGCTCGGGCTGCTGGTCGAGGACGCGTGGCAGGCGCACGGGCTGGGCACGGCGCTGACCCGACGGCTGCTCGCCGCGGCCGCCGACTCCGAGTGCGAGCAGGTGCACGCGGTCGTGCGGCCCGACAACCAGCCGATGCTGCGACTGCTGGCCGGGCTCGGCCTGCCGCTGCACCGGGCCTGGGACGACGGCATGCTCACGGTGACGGTGGACCTAATGGATTTGGCCCGTCTGTAG
- a CDS encoding metallopeptidase family protein, translating to MSRERFEELVGDALDAIPEELLRRMSNVVVLVEDDPPEPGLLGLYEGHALTNRGWDYSGVLPDRITIFRNPTLAMCSSEQEVVDEVAITVVHEIAHHFGIPDARLHELGWG from the coding sequence ATGAGCCGGGAGCGGTTCGAGGAACTCGTCGGCGATGCCCTGGACGCGATCCCGGAGGAGCTCCTCCGCCGGATGAGCAACGTCGTCGTGCTGGTCGAGGACGATCCGCCCGAGCCGGGGTTGCTGGGGCTGTACGAGGGACACGCGCTGACCAACCGCGGCTGGGACTATTCGGGCGTGCTCCCCGATCGGATCACCATTTTCCGTAACCCGACGCTCGCAATGTGTTCGTCCGAACAAGAAGTCGTCGACGAAGTGGCAATCACGGTCGTCCACGAAATTGCTCATCATTTCGGCATTCCGGATGCGCGGCTCCACGAACTGGGCTGGGGCTGA
- the serS gene encoding serine--tRNA ligase encodes MIDLRFLRDNPDAVRASQRARGESESRVDDLLAADEARRAAVAKADALRGEQKAVSNKVKAASKEERPALVAAARELAATVKAAEADQASSDAALREAHLAIPNVVEEGAPPGGEDDYVVVREVGTIPSLDAPLDHLELGEKLGAIDMERGSKVSGSRFFFLTGVGALLELALLNMAIAQAVEYGFTPVITPTLVKPEIMGGTGFLGAHADEIYRLEADDLYLVGTSEVPLAGFHSDEILDLSGGAKRYAGWSTCYRREAGSYGKDTRGIIRVHQFDKVEMFSYTTLDQAHEEHQRLLAWEEEMLAKVEIPYRVIDVAAGDLGSSAARKFDCEAWVPTQGRYREVTSTSNCTDFQARRLNIRHRGASGRPEPVATLNGTLATTRWIVAILENHQQPDGSVVVPAALRPFLGGRDVLAP; translated from the coding sequence GTGATCGATCTTCGCTTCCTCAGGGACAATCCGGACGCCGTTCGCGCTAGCCAGCGTGCCCGGGGCGAGTCGGAATCCCGGGTGGACGACCTGCTGGCCGCGGACGAGGCCCGGCGGGCCGCGGTGGCCAAGGCCGACGCGCTGCGCGGGGAGCAGAAGGCGGTCTCGAACAAGGTCAAGGCGGCTTCGAAGGAGGAGCGGCCCGCGTTGGTGGCCGCGGCTCGGGAGCTGGCGGCGACGGTGAAGGCGGCCGAGGCCGACCAGGCTTCTTCGGATGCCGCACTTCGCGAGGCGCACCTGGCTATTCCGAACGTCGTCGAGGAGGGCGCGCCTCCCGGGGGTGAGGACGACTACGTCGTCGTGCGTGAGGTCGGGACGATTCCTTCGTTGGACGCTCCACTGGACCACCTGGAGCTGGGCGAGAAGCTCGGCGCTATCGACATGGAGCGCGGGAGCAAGGTCAGCGGGTCGCGGTTCTTCTTCCTGACCGGCGTCGGCGCGCTGCTGGAGCTCGCGCTGCTCAACATGGCGATCGCCCAGGCGGTCGAGTACGGCTTCACGCCGGTGATCACGCCGACGCTGGTGAAGCCCGAGATCATGGGTGGCACCGGGTTCCTCGGCGCGCACGCGGACGAGATCTACCGGCTCGAGGCCGACGACCTCTACCTGGTCGGTACGAGCGAGGTGCCGCTGGCCGGCTTCCACTCGGACGAGATCCTCGACCTGTCGGGCGGCGCGAAGCGGTATGCGGGCTGGTCGACGTGTTACCGCCGGGAGGCCGGCTCGTACGGCAAGGACACCCGCGGGATCATTCGCGTCCACCAGTTCGACAAGGTGGAGATGTTCTCCTACACGACGCTGGACCAGGCGCACGAGGAGCACCAGCGTCTGCTCGCGTGGGAGGAGGAGATGTTGGCCAAGGTGGAGATCCCGTACCGGGTGATCGACGTCGCCGCCGGTGATCTCGGGTCGTCGGCCGCGCGGAAGTTCGACTGCGAGGCCTGGGTGCCGACGCAGGGCCGGTACCGCGAGGTCACGTCGACGTCGAACTGCACCGACTTTCAGGCCCGGCGGCTGAACATCCGGCATCGCGGGGCGTCGGGGCGGCCGGAGCCGGTGGCGACGCTGAACGGGACGCTGGCGACCACCCGGTGGATCGTCGCGATCCTGGAGAACCACCAGCAGCCGGACGGGTCGGTGGTGGTGCCGGCCGCGCTGCGCCCGTTCCTCGGCGGCCGGGACGTGCTCGCGCCGTGA
- a CDS encoding DNA alkylation repair protein translates to MPVEELVAAVRTALAGAADPDKAAPMQAYMKSTMPYLGVGKPERAKALKAVFKDHPLPDRAAWEQAVLALWHDATHREERYAAIDLTGHRAYQPFQDAETLTLYRELIVDGAWWDYVDEIANRRVGPILHADRDGVTPTIRAWSTDPDPWLRRTAILTQLSFKTDTDLGLLADVIEPNLAEKGFFLRKAIGWALRQYAWTDPEWVRAYVDAHESRLSPLSRREAMKNL, encoded by the coding sequence ATGCCCGTCGAGGAGCTCGTCGCCGCGGTCCGCACCGCGCTCGCTGGGGCCGCCGATCCGGACAAGGCGGCCCCCATGCAGGCGTACATGAAGTCGACGATGCCGTACCTCGGCGTCGGAAAACCCGAGCGGGCGAAGGCGCTGAAGGCGGTCTTCAAGGACCACCCGCTGCCCGACCGGGCCGCCTGGGAGCAGGCGGTCCTGGCGCTCTGGCACGACGCGACGCACCGCGAGGAGCGCTACGCGGCGATCGACCTCACCGGTCACCGCGCGTACCAGCCGTTCCAGGACGCGGAGACGCTGACGCTCTACCGCGAGCTGATCGTCGACGGGGCCTGGTGGGACTACGTCGACGAGATCGCGAACCGTCGCGTCGGCCCGATCCTGCACGCCGACCGGGACGGGGTCACGCCGACCATCCGGGCCTGGAGCACCGACCCTGACCCGTGGCTGCGCCGGACGGCGATCCTGACCCAGCTCAGCTTCAAGACCGACACCGACCTCGGCCTGCTCGCCGACGTCATCGAGCCGAACCTGGCCGAGAAGGGCTTCTTCCTGCGCAAGGCGATCGGCTGGGCGCTGCGCCAGTACGCCTGGACCGACCCGGAGTGGGTCCGGGCCTACGTGGACGCCCACGAGAGCCGGCTTTCCCCGCTCTCCCGCCGGGAAGCGATGAAGAATCTGTAG
- a CDS encoding IucA/IucC family C-terminal-domain containing protein gives MTLPPSTARRPAADLLADRSALRDWITRYGEQHGSDRFPVASALAFKAYTWALIEVAIGAWVSELRVLDVSSSRVAVSIDPSGEPLAEFLEVHFTVLPDDPMAGQPGVAVVETEAELLAVLRRTLVEEHLAPAVQAFQALRGGGPRPLWGTVAQSMGYPAATADPALLPDRAAAVRSLLSILPDGVASLIEIAELDDGRGWRPLLLRRTCCYAYTLPAYQQPCLTCCLLDDAGRDEVAAADQVSWRRC, from the coding sequence ATGACGCTCCCGCCGTCCACCGCGCGTCGGCCGGCCGCCGATCTCCTCGCCGACCGGAGCGCGCTGCGCGACTGGATCACCCGGTACGGGGAGCAGCACGGCAGCGACCGGTTCCCGGTCGCGTCGGCTCTCGCGTTCAAGGCCTACACCTGGGCGCTCATCGAGGTCGCGATCGGCGCCTGGGTCTCCGAACTCCGGGTGCTCGACGTGTCCTCGTCGCGCGTCGCCGTCTCGATCGATCCGAGCGGTGAGCCCCTCGCCGAATTCCTCGAAGTGCACTTCACGGTTCTGCCCGACGACCCGATGGCCGGGCAGCCCGGCGTCGCGGTCGTCGAGACCGAGGCGGAGCTGCTCGCGGTGCTGCGCCGGACCCTGGTCGAGGAGCACCTGGCCCCGGCCGTCCAGGCCTTCCAGGCTCTCCGGGGTGGTGGGCCGCGTCCGCTGTGGGGGACCGTCGCCCAGTCGATGGGTTACCCGGCCGCGACCGCCGACCCGGCCCTGCTGCCCGATCGCGCGGCCGCGGTGCGGTCGCTGCTCTCGATCCTTCCGGACGGCGTCGCCTCGCTGATCGAGATCGCCGAGCTGGACGACGGGCGCGGGTGGCGTCCGCTGTTGCTGCGTCGGACCTGCTGCTACGCGTACACGCTGCCGGCGTACCAGCAGCCCTGCCTCACCTGCTGCCTGCTCGACGACGCCGGCCGGGACGAGGTCGCCGCCGCCGACCAGGTGTCTTGGCGTCGCTGCTGA
- a CDS encoding SDR family NAD(P)-dependent oxidoreductase: protein MADLTVLITGATNGHGLALARSLAADGATVIVHGRSAEKAAAAGVGETVAADLGDLRAVEELGAEVRRRFGTLDVLVNNAGIGSGPRGQGRQVSADGIELRFAVNYLAGVVLTAAVRPGRVVNIASLGQAPLDPADPLLERSYGGSRAYAQSKLAQIMWTFDLAASGVTANAIHPGTYMPTGMVAEAGVTPLTALEDGVAATARLVKLEGISGKFFDGQREATADPTAYDPKAREYLRALTDKLLADALPARA from the coding sequence ATGGCTGATCTGACGGTCCTCATCACGGGTGCGACGAACGGCCACGGTCTGGCGCTCGCGCGTTCATTGGCCGCAGACGGTGCGACGGTGATCGTCCATGGGCGGAGCGCGGAGAAAGCGGCCGCGGCCGGCGTCGGCGAAACCGTCGCGGCCGACCTGGGCGACCTGCGAGCCGTCGAGGAGCTCGGGGCCGAGGTGCGTCGGCGGTTCGGAACGCTGGACGTCCTGGTCAACAACGCCGGGATCGGTAGCGGCCCGCGCGGGCAGGGACGGCAGGTCTCGGCCGACGGGATCGAGCTCCGGTTCGCGGTCAACTACCTGGCCGGGGTCGTGCTGACCGCCGCGGTGCGGCCGGGCCGGGTCGTCAACATCGCCTCGCTGGGCCAGGCTCCGCTGGATCCTGCGGATCCGCTGCTCGAACGCTCCTACGGCGGATCGCGCGCCTACGCGCAGAGCAAGCTCGCCCAGATCATGTGGACGTTCGACCTGGCCGCGTCCGGGGTGACCGCCAACGCGATCCATCCCGGTACGTACATGCCGACCGGGATGGTCGCGGAGGCTGGGGTCACGCCGCTCACCGCCCTGGAGGACGGGGTGGCGGCCACGGCCCGCCTGGTGAAGCTGGAGGGGATCAGCGGCAAGTTCTTCGACGGACAGCGCGAGGCGACGGCCGACCCGACCGCCTACGACCCGAAGGCCCGCGAGTACCTGCGCGCGCTGACCGACAAGCTCCTGGCCGACGCCCTACCAGCTCGTGCGTAG
- a CDS encoding RNA polymerase sigma factor produces MTDTLRAEVRPPARPPAASAGPPPDVDTRRIGHDAAALERFYRAHYDEIVRYFSRRLTDPHDVADLVADTFLAAVESASTFDPRRGRPLPWLIGIAHNRLRRFHRDRTSDHRTMGRIIGRRLLEPDDVADLEARIDAERRGAGAVGLLAALPESQRQVVELVDVHGLTPAEAARVTGVGAGLVYVRLHRGRTALRAALTNSEEHQ; encoded by the coding sequence ATGACCGACACGCTCCGGGCCGAGGTCCGACCCCCGGCCCGACCACCGGCCGCCTCCGCCGGGCCGCCTCCCGACGTCGACACGCGCCGGATCGGGCACGACGCGGCCGCACTGGAGCGGTTCTATCGGGCGCACTACGACGAGATCGTCCGGTATTTCTCCCGGCGGCTCACCGATCCGCACGACGTGGCCGACCTGGTCGCAGATACGTTCCTCGCTGCCGTCGAGAGCGCGAGCACGTTCGACCCACGTCGGGGCCGGCCGCTGCCGTGGCTGATCGGCATCGCCCACAACCGCCTCCGGCGGTTCCACCGCGACCGCACCAGCGACCACCGAACGATGGGCCGCATCATCGGACGGCGGTTACTGGAGCCGGACGACGTCGCCGACCTCGAGGCCCGGATCGACGCCGAGCGGCGTGGTGCCGGAGCAGTCGGCCTGCTCGCGGCCTTACCCGAGTCCCAGCGCCAGGTGGTTGAACTCGTCGACGTCCACGGGTTGACCCCGGCCGAGGCCGCCCGGGTGACCGGCGTCGGGGCCGGCCTCGTCTACGTCCGTCTCCACCGCGGCCGCACCGCGCTGCGCGCAGCCCTCACGAACTCCGAGGAGCACCAGTGA
- a CDS encoding HAD family hydrolase — MRPGWRPKLVALDLDGTVVPYGRAGTRPSLAVAAAVGRVIDAGVPVVVATGRAVPDAVDTAVALGIRGVELVCTNGAVVYDAGTASVIHSVTVDVAPAAKALAARIPEAVFAAERAPGGFVVTDGFHREFTVGRERVVDLETLVAEPTVRLVCVAPGWDVTRMGAVAAEVLDPAEYSWDLGFSAWLDVQAPGVSKATGTAMVCADLGIDPSDVLAIGDGTNDIELFKWVGWAVAMGQAPEVVQSFADEVTDPVELDGCATVLSRWFP; from the coding sequence GTGAGACCTGGTTGGCGTCCCAAGCTCGTTGCGCTCGACCTGGACGGCACCGTCGTGCCGTACGGGCGGGCGGGTACCCGGCCGAGCCTCGCGGTGGCCGCGGCGGTCGGCCGGGTGATCGACGCCGGCGTGCCGGTGGTGGTGGCGACCGGTCGGGCCGTTCCCGACGCTGTGGATACCGCGGTGGCGCTGGGGATCCGAGGCGTCGAGTTGGTGTGTACGAACGGCGCGGTCGTGTACGACGCCGGAACGGCGTCGGTTATCCACAGCGTGACTGTGGACGTGGCGCCGGCGGCCAAGGCGCTCGCCGCCCGGATCCCCGAGGCGGTGTTCGCGGCCGAGCGCGCTCCGGGCGGGTTCGTCGTGACGGATGGGTTCCACCGGGAGTTCACGGTCGGGCGGGAACGGGTCGTCGACCTGGAGACGCTGGTGGCCGAACCGACCGTTCGTCTCGTGTGCGTGGCGCCCGGGTGGGACGTGACGCGGATGGGTGCGGTCGCGGCCGAGGTCCTGGATCCGGCCGAGTACAGCTGGGACCTCGGGTTCTCGGCCTGGCTCGACGTCCAGGCGCCGGGCGTCTCGAAGGCGACCGGCACCGCGATGGTCTGCGCCGACCTGGGCATCGACCCGTCGGACGTGCTGGCGATCGGCGACGGAACGAACGACATCGAGCTGTTCAAGTGGGTCGGCTGGGCGGTGGCGATGGGCCAGGCGCCCGAGGTCGTCCAGTCCTTCGCCGACGAGGTGACCGACCCGGTCGAGCTGGACGGCTGCGCCACGGTGCTGAGCCGGTGGTTCCCGTAA
- a CDS encoding HAD family hydrolase gives MGAGVLPRLVATDLDGTLIRSDGTVSSYTHDVLRRVRSSGVEVVGVTGRGPRLRTLSAAAVDVSRYLVCAQGGFVLDLETGGVLKATRIAGAVAAQAVALIEERVGPVLVTVEAEESDSAPLHGDAGFAWPYPDPWEPLDRAAMFSGDLLKLFVLAPELDVDEFFAVARSVVPPSVGEVTYAGQGFVEICPTGVTKAAGLAVVCDTLGVAAADVLAFGDMPNDIPMLEWAGRGVAVANAHPSLKAVAEEVARSNDDDGVAGYLEHLLEGEG, from the coding sequence ATGGGAGCGGGTGTGCTGCCGAGGCTCGTCGCGACCGACCTCGACGGGACGCTGATCCGGTCGGACGGGACGGTGTCTTCGTACACCCACGACGTCCTGCGCCGGGTGCGGTCGTCGGGCGTCGAGGTGGTCGGGGTGACCGGGCGCGGGCCCCGGCTGCGCACGCTCTCGGCCGCCGCGGTGGACGTCTCGCGGTACCTGGTGTGCGCGCAGGGCGGGTTCGTCCTCGACCTGGAGACCGGGGGCGTGCTGAAGGCGACGCGGATCGCCGGTGCGGTCGCCGCGCAGGCGGTTGCGCTGATCGAGGAGCGGGTCGGGCCGGTGCTGGTCACCGTCGAGGCGGAAGAGTCGGATTCGGCGCCGCTGCACGGGGACGCGGGGTTCGCGTGGCCGTATCCGGATCCGTGGGAGCCGCTGGATCGTGCGGCGATGTTCTCGGGTGACCTGCTGAAGCTGTTCGTGCTGGCGCCTGAGCTGGACGTCGACGAGTTCTTCGCGGTGGCTCGGTCGGTGGTGCCGCCTTCGGTGGGGGAGGTGACGTACGCCGGGCAGGGGTTCGTGGAGATCTGTCCGACCGGGGTGACGAAGGCGGCGGGGTTGGCCGTGGTGTGCGACACGCTCGGGGTGGCGGCGGCGGACGTGCTGGCGTTCGGCGACATGCCCAATGACATTCCGATGCTGGAGTGGGCCGGGCGGGGGGTCGCGGTGGCGAATGCCCACCCGTCGTTGAAGGCGGTGGCCGAGGAGGTCGCCCGCTCCAACGACGACGACGGGGTCGCCGGGTACCTCGAGCACCTGCTCGAGGGCGAGGGCTGA